In the genome of Photobacterium sp. TLY01, one region contains:
- the prmC gene encoding peptide chain release factor N(5)-glutamine methyltransferase produces MNPAIEVALKQAVTQLINAGSDSPQLDAAVLLCHVLEKPRSYLLTWPEKVLTDEQSAAFSALLARRESGEPVAYITGEREFWSLPLKVAPHTLIPRPDTERLVEAALEKIPAAASVLDLGTGTGAIALSLASERPDCQFTGIDLRPEAAALAEENRRALQLQNVRILCGSWFSPLSETERFDVIVSNPPYIDANDPHLVRGDVRFEPRTALVAEDAGLADIRRICVQSRTFLSPGGWLLLEHGYQQGEAVRGIFYNLGYQQVITVQDYAGQDRVSLGCWSV; encoded by the coding sequence ATGAATCCCGCCATCGAAGTTGCGCTTAAGCAAGCGGTCACGCAACTGATTAATGCCGGTTCTGACAGTCCGCAGCTTGATGCTGCGGTCTTGTTGTGTCATGTGCTGGAGAAGCCCCGCAGTTACCTGCTGACCTGGCCTGAAAAAGTGCTGACCGACGAGCAGTCTGCCGCGTTTTCAGCGCTGCTGGCGCGTCGTGAATCGGGTGAACCGGTCGCCTATATTACAGGTGAGCGTGAGTTCTGGTCACTGCCGCTAAAAGTAGCACCGCATACCTTGATCCCGCGTCCGGACACGGAACGGCTGGTGGAAGCGGCGCTGGAGAAAATTCCTGCAGCAGCGTCGGTACTCGATTTAGGTACCGGAACCGGGGCGATTGCGCTTTCTCTGGCTTCTGAGCGTCCGGATTGTCAGTTCACTGGTATCGACTTGCGCCCGGAAGCGGCGGCACTGGCTGAAGAAAATCGTCGCGCGCTGCAATTACAGAATGTGCGTATCTTATGCGGTAGCTGGTTCTCGCCACTGTCCGAAACTGAACGGTTTGATGTGATTGTCAGCAATCCGCCTTATATTGATGCCAACGATCCACACCTCGTCAGAGGTGATGTGCGATTTGAACCCCGAACGGCATTGGTTGCAGAGGACGCGGGTCTGGCGGACATTCGCCGTATTTGTGTACAAAGCCGGACATTTTTATCGCCAGGTGGCTGGTTACTGCTGGAGCATGGCTATCAGCAGGGCGAAGCCGTCCGGGGCATTTTTTACAATCTAGGTTATCAACAAGTGATAACGGTTCAGGATTATGCCGGACAAGACAGGGTAAGCTTAGGCTGCTGGTCTGTCTGA
- a CDS encoding SirB2 family protein has product MYIALKHFHLTIIAMSVLLFVVRFGLMMADSALMQKKALKITPHVVDTFLLLSGVALVVYTGFTPFTAGAGWLNEKLTCVLAYIALGFFALKYGKNKVFKTFAFLGALGWLAMAGKLAVTKMPLLG; this is encoded by the coding sequence ATGTACATAGCATTAAAACATTTTCACCTGACCATTATTGCCATGAGCGTGCTGTTATTTGTGGTGCGTTTTGGCCTGATGATGGCCGATTCAGCGCTGATGCAGAAAAAAGCCCTGAAAATAACGCCCCATGTGGTTGATACCTTCTTGCTGCTGAGCGGCGTCGCCCTAGTGGTGTACACTGGCTTTACGCCTTTCACAGCAGGCGCTGGCTGGCTGAATGAGAAACTGACCTGTGTGCTGGCTTATATCGCACTGGGTTTTTTCGCGTTGAAATACGGCAAGAACAAAGTCTTTAAAACCTTTGCTTTTCTCGGCGCGTTAGGCTGGCTGGCAATGGCCGGCAAGCTGGCGGTCACGAAAATGCCGTTGCTGGGGTAA
- the prfA gene encoding peptide chain release factor 1, whose protein sequence is MKPSILAKLESLVERHEEVQHLLGDATIIANQDKFRALSREYSQLEEVSQCFRAYQQVLADLETAEEMAGEEDPELREMAQEEIKQAKEEIERLEDELQVLLLPKDPNDERNCFIEIRAGAGGDEAGIFAGDLFRMYSKFAESRRWRVEVMSSNQAEHGGYKEMIAKISGEGAYGILKFESGGHRVQRVPATESQGRVHTSACTVAILPEIPEAEIPEINAGDLKIDTFRASGAGGQHVNTTDSAIRITHLPTGIVVECQDERSQHKNKAKAMSVLAARIIKAEEEKRHAEEASTRRNLLGSGDRSDRIRTYNYPQGRVSDHRINLTLYRLNEVMEGELESLIDPVVQEHQADLLAAMADQH, encoded by the coding sequence ATGAAACCGTCTATTTTAGCGAAATTAGAATCTCTGGTTGAACGCCACGAGGAAGTGCAGCATTTGCTGGGCGATGCCACGATCATTGCCAATCAGGATAAATTCCGGGCTTTATCTCGTGAATATTCGCAGCTAGAGGAAGTGAGTCAGTGTTTCCGGGCTTACCAGCAGGTGCTGGCCGATCTGGAAACCGCGGAAGAAATGGCCGGGGAAGAGGATCCGGAATTGCGCGAAATGGCGCAGGAAGAAATCAAACAGGCAAAAGAAGAGATTGAACGGCTGGAAGACGAGTTACAAGTCTTGCTGCTGCCTAAAGATCCCAATGATGAACGCAACTGTTTCATCGAAATCCGAGCCGGCGCCGGTGGCGATGAAGCCGGTATTTTTGCCGGCGACTTGTTCCGCATGTACAGCAAATTTGCTGAAAGCCGCCGCTGGCGGGTGGAAGTGATGAGCTCGAATCAGGCGGAACACGGTGGCTATAAAGAAATGATCGCCAAGATCAGTGGGGAAGGGGCCTACGGTATTCTGAAATTCGAGTCAGGCGGACACCGGGTGCAGCGTGTGCCAGCGACGGAATCTCAGGGCCGTGTTCATACTTCTGCCTGTACTGTGGCCATTCTGCCGGAAATCCCGGAAGCGGAAATCCCGGAAATCAATGCCGGTGATTTGAAAATTGATACCTTCCGTGCCTCTGGTGCCGGTGGTCAGCACGTGAACACCACAGATTCCGCTATTCGCATTACGCACCTGCCAACCGGCATTGTGGTTGAGTGTCAGGATGAGCGTTCGCAGCACAAAAACAAAGCGAAAGCCATGTCTGTGCTGGCAGCCCGTATTATCAAGGCCGAAGAAGAGAAGCGCCATGCGGAGGAAGCCAGCACAAGGCGTAACCTGCTGGGCTCTGGTGATCGCTCGGATCGCATTCGAACCTATAACTACCCGCAAGGCCGGGTCTCTGATCACAGGATCAACCTGACCCTCTATCGCTTAAATGAAGTGATGGAAGGTGAGCTGGAAAGTCTGATTGATCCTGTTGTGCAGGAACACCAGGCGGATTTGCTTGCAGCCATGGCTGATCAGCACTGA
- a CDS encoding SirB1 family protein has protein sequence MYFSDEDRDFEASALVEGAIEIMVDLEPDFPVAWVRHQLQKMAKDVEAALMSETNPQLRLEGLLRLFYREWGFCGDRHQYYAAENAYLDKVIERRKGIPVSLGAIMIYLAQHLELPVTGVAFPTQYILRVDWPNSEPQFINPFDGEFVSRQTLSAWLRGHKGPLAPWRESYLTTTSHTDVLARWLTVLKSALLREEQYADALRCSDLALSLRPGDPHEIRDRGYIYQQLECSHAAAMDYAYFIEQCPEDPAAELLKLQVKVLNANPQVLH, from the coding sequence ATGTATTTCTCAGATGAAGACAGAGATTTCGAGGCATCTGCGCTGGTCGAAGGTGCCATTGAGATCATGGTGGATCTGGAGCCGGATTTTCCGGTGGCCTGGGTACGCCATCAGTTACAAAAAATGGCCAAAGATGTCGAAGCGGCATTGATGTCAGAAACCAATCCACAGCTGAGACTAGAGGGGCTGCTGCGCCTGTTTTATCGTGAGTGGGGGTTCTGTGGTGATCGCCATCAGTACTATGCGGCTGAAAATGCCTATCTGGACAAGGTGATTGAACGTCGTAAAGGCATTCCGGTCAGTCTGGGGGCCATTATGATTTATCTGGCGCAGCATCTGGAATTACCGGTCACAGGTGTGGCTTTCCCGACCCAGTATATTTTGCGTGTCGACTGGCCCAACAGTGAGCCTCAGTTTATTAATCCGTTTGACGGTGAATTTGTCAGCCGTCAGACACTCAGTGCCTGGCTGCGAGGACACAAAGGTCCGCTGGCACCCTGGCGCGAAAGTTATCTCACCACCACCAGCCATACAGATGTCCTGGCGCGATGGCTGACGGTATTAAAAAGTGCTTTGCTGCGGGAAGAACAGTATGCCGATGCTTTACGCTGCAGCGATCTGGCCTTGTCGCTGCGTCCGGGCGATCCCCATGAAATTCGCGACCGCGGCTATATTTATCAGCAATTAGAGTGCAGCCATGCCGCCGCGATGGACTATGCCTATTTTATTGAGCAGTGCCCGGAGGATCCGGCTGCAGAATTGCTGAAACTGCAAGTGAAAGTCTTGAATGCAAACCCGCAGGTGCTTCACTGA